One Oncorhynchus clarkii lewisi isolate Uvic-CL-2024 unplaced genomic scaffold, UVic_Ocla_1.0 unplaced_contig_3708_pilon_pilon, whole genome shotgun sequence DNA window includes the following coding sequences:
- the LOC139403869 gene encoding deoxyuridine 5'-triphosphate nucleotidohydrolase-like isoform X1, producing the protein MEHFVAKQRLYWRCCSSIIAAQSSVLSHRTFYLHSPTLARRKGCENAEVIDAAEVSPLKRTKPHAVAENVISVLKFSKLSEHATAPTRGSAKAAGYDLFSAYDYSIGPMDKAIVKTDIQIAVPSGCYGRVAPRSGLAAKHFIDVGAGVVDEDYRGNVGVVLFNFSKETFDVKKGDRVAQLVCERICYPDLQELKTLDETERGAGGFGSTGSN; encoded by the exons ATGGAGCACTTCGTTGCAAAGCAGAGGCTCTACTGGCGGTGTTGTTCTTCGATTATCGCTGCCCAGTCTTCAGTACTCTCACACAGAACATTTTATCTGCATTCTCCCACTCTGGCCAGGAGAAAAGGATGCGAGAATGCAG AAGTGATAGACGCCGCAGAAGTTTCTCCACTGAAGAGGACAAAGCCACATGCAGTGGCAGAGAATGTGATATCGGTGCTGAAGTTCTCCAAGTTGTCTGAACATGCCACTGCTCCTACCCGGGGCTCTGCTAAAGCTGCAGGCTACGACCTGTTCAG TGCCTATGACTACAGTATTGGTCCTATGGACAAGGCTATCGTGAAGACTGACATCCAGATAGCAGTTCCTTCAGGCTGCTATGGCAGAGTGG CACCACGGTCTGGCCTGGCTGCAAAACACTTCATCGATGTTGGGG CTGGAGTAGTGGATGAGGACTATAGAGGTAATGTGGGGGTGGTGCTGTTCAACTTCAGCAAGGAAACCTTTGACG TGAAAAAAGGGGACCGTGTGGCTCAGCTGGTGTGCGAGAGGATCTGCTACCCAGACCTACAGGAGCTAAAG ACTCTGGATGAGACCGAGCGTGGGGCTGGAGGATTTGGCTCCACAGGCAGCAACTGA
- the LOC139403869 gene encoding deoxyuridine 5'-triphosphate nucleotidohydrolase-like isoform X2: protein MTVNPEQGRMRQETVLRQWKKVIDAAEVSPLKRTKPHAVAENVISVLKFSKLSEHATAPTRGSAKAAGYDLFSAYDYSIGPMDKAIVKTDIQIAVPSGCYGRVAPRSGLAAKHFIDVGAGVVDEDYRGNVGVVLFNFSKETFDVKKGDRVAQLVCERICYPDLQELKTLDETERGAGGFGSTGSN from the exons ATGACGGTAAAcccagaacagggcagaatgcgtcaggaaacagtgcttcgaCAGTGGAAAA AAGTGATAGACGCCGCAGAAGTTTCTCCACTGAAGAGGACAAAGCCACATGCAGTGGCAGAGAATGTGATATCGGTGCTGAAGTTCTCCAAGTTGTCTGAACATGCCACTGCTCCTACCCGGGGCTCTGCTAAAGCTGCAGGCTACGACCTGTTCAG TGCCTATGACTACAGTATTGGTCCTATGGACAAGGCTATCGTGAAGACTGACATCCAGATAGCAGTTCCTTCAGGCTGCTATGGCAGAGTGG CACCACGGTCTGGCCTGGCTGCAAAACACTTCATCGATGTTGGGG CTGGAGTAGTGGATGAGGACTATAGAGGTAATGTGGGGGTGGTGCTGTTCAACTTCAGCAAGGAAACCTTTGACG TGAAAAAAGGGGACCGTGTGGCTCAGCTGGTGTGCGAGAGGATCTGCTACCCAGACCTACAGGAGCTAAAG ACTCTGGATGAGACCGAGCGTGGGGCTGGAGGATTTGGCTCCACAGGCAGCAACTGA